Proteins co-encoded in one Nicotiana sylvestris chromosome 7, ASM39365v2, whole genome shotgun sequence genomic window:
- the LOC104236460 gene encoding uncharacterized protein — translation MASSNRDNDFINPNTSSPITVSDADSFLLDSSQIGSASGSFQNEGFLSGLDAAAGTSDAEFGFSRPDFRQTPLVGTVDFYDRHVFLCYKNLQVWPPRIQATEFDRLPRLLAAALSARKNDINKQTRLTICEGHDGTETSNGDVLIFPDMIRYRRLTHFDVDTFVEEVLVKDGEWLPGNPEALTGWYIFVCCHGSRDRRCGVCGPAIVSRLREEIEKHDLQGKISVSPCSHIGGHKFAGNVIIFGPNTNKEISGHWYGYVTPDDVPQLLEQHVAKGEIVDWLWRGQMGLSEDEQKASQEYRLSVNGGTYMGRGTKNSDDVGTSTCGSQLEGIDCCRANGNISCCQNTQLPVNTENFDLHQENTDFTSEKKKSFRRQISRSNSGKGARSRKVCSMPTWYESWEREDTYAVLAVIGAVVSVAYAFNCYRQLK, via the exons ATGGCGAGTAGCAACAGGGACAACGATTTCATAAACCCTAACACTTCTTCCCCAATAACCGTCTCCGATGCGGACAGCTTCCTTCTAGATTCTTCTCAGATCGGTAGCGCTTCTGGAAGTTTCCAGAACGAGGGTTTTCTCTCCGGCCTCGACGCCGCCGCCGGCACTTCCGATGCCGAGTTCGGTTTTTCCCGTCCTGATTTTCGCCAGACTCCACTCGTTGGTACTGTCGATTTCTATGACCGCCACGTCTTCCTTTGCTACAAAAATCTTCAAGTTTGGCCTCCGCGTATTCAGGCCACTGAGTTTGATCGCTTGCCTAGGCTTCTTGCTGCTGCTCTTTCTGCTCGCAAGAATGATATCAACAAGCAG ACTCGGTTAACAATATGTGAAGGGCATGATGGAACTGAGACATCAAATGGGGATGTGTTGATCTTTCCGGACATGATCAGATACAG GAGATTGACTCATTTTGATGTTGACACATTTGTTGAGGAGGTGCTAGTGAAGGATGGTGAGTGGTTACCTGGAAATCCTGAAGCTCTGACTGGATGGTACATATTTGTGTGCTGTCATGGTTCAAGAGATCGTCGATGTGGTGTTTGTGGACCAGCTATAGTAAGTAGACTTAGGGAGGAGATAGAGAAACATGATCTTCAAGGAAAAATATCTGTTAGTCCATGCTCACACATCGGGGGACACAAGTTTGCTGGAAATGTGATCATATTCGGACCAAACACTAACAAGGAAATCTCCGGACACTG GTATGGCTATGTTACACCTGATGATGTACCTCAGTTGCTTGAACAGCATGTTGCTAAAGGAGAAATTGTTGATTGGTTGTGGAG GGGCCAGATGGGACTGTCTGAAGACGAACAGAAAGCATCCCAAGAATATAGGCTCAGTGTTAATGGTGGAACATATATGGGAAGAGGCACCAAAAACTCAGATGATGTTGGTACTAGCACATGTGGCTCCCAATTAGAGGGTATTGACTGTTGCAGGGCAAATGGGAATATCTCTTGTTGTCAGAACACTCAATTACCAGTCAATACTGAAAATTTCGATCTCCACCAAGAAAACACTGACTTTACATCTGAAAAGAAAAAGAGCTTCAGGCGACAAATTTCTCGAAGTAATAGTGGAAAAGGGGCTCGCTCTCGCAAAGTGTGCTCCATGCCTACATGGTACGAGAGCTGGGAGCGGGAAGATACATATGCAGTTCTTGCTGTTATTGGTGCTGTCGTATCAGTTGCCTACGCCTTCAATTGCTACAGGCAGCTGAAGTAA
- the LOC104236459 gene encoding WEB family protein At5g55860, producing the protein MVAKDHKKITGSPIQVGEIDTSAPFQSVKDAVNLFGEGAFSGEKPAIKKAKPQSAERVLAKETQLHLAQKELNKLKEQLKNAETTKDQALTELERAKRTVGDLTHKLKLVCESKDSAIKATEAAKSQVNHLEEANDGSVIGNDGSWKVDLETAREKYMAEIADLNTAKQELRKIRQDCNTSMEEKAVAIEQAAEAGRTAKANVERASELSKEIAAVQESINQLKLACVQEREEEAKIYAEKDVQKQSYKAKLEESAEKLLALRKETNGDIARSLEAQLAETTSQIEALRKEMDSTKSSDLDTVTAVTAELDDAKESLHKVAEEESTLQTLLETLKLELENVKKEHSDLKEKEAETESLAVGLHIKLRKVKSELEVAVAEESRARGASEEMISTLHQLTLETENAKLEAEEMKKQAEELKREAEATRMAFEEAEKKLKVAMEEAEEAKSAEAGARDEIKILSEKNATARSSMSESGSHITLSKDEFDSLSRKVEEFDKLAEIRVGAVIAQVEAVKASENEALKKLDATQKEIDDIKTATQEALKKAEMAEAAKKAVEGELRRWRERDQKKAAEAASRILAEQQMNYESSPQGYRVEKEKPLEKFMESHSKMHPPPVETWKQNSQEKITESRKLQKAKTSVSKKKVLMPNISGIFQKKKNQVEGSSPSYLPGEKPVW; encoded by the exons ATGGTTGCAAAAGACCATAAGAAGATCACTGGATCTCCTATACAAGTTGGAGAGATAGATACAAGTGCACCATTTCAGTCTGTCAAAGATGCTGTTAACTTGTTTGGGGAAGGTGCTTTCTCAGGGGAAAAACCAGCAATCAAGAAGGCAAAACCTCAGTCCGCAGAG agGGTATTGGCAAAGGAAACACAGCTTCATTTAGCCCAGAAAGAGCTAAacaagttgaaggagcagttgaaaAATGCTGAAACCACAAAAGACCAAGCACTCACCGAGCTTGAAAGGGCAAAACGCACTGTTGGGGACCTCACCCATAAGCTCAAACTTGTATGTGAGTCAAAGGATTCAGCTATAAAGGCAACAGAAGCAGCAAAGAGTCAGGTGAACCATCTTGAAGAAGCAAATGATGGCTCTGTTATTGGGAATGATGGTTCTTGGAAGGTGGATTTGGAAACTGCGAGAGAAAAGTATATGGCTGAAATAGCTGATCTTAATACCGCAAAGCAAGAGCTTAGGAAAATCCGTCAGGATTGTAATACATCTATGGAAGAAAAAGCTGTCGCTATTGAGCAGGCAGCAGAAGCTGGGCGTACTGCCAAAGCAAACGTGGAAAGAGCTAGTGAGCTCTCCAAGGAAATAGCAGCTGTCCAGGAGTCAATTAATCAACTAAAACTTGCCTGTGTGCAGGAGCGGGAGGAGGAAGCAAAGATTTATGCTGAAAAGGATGTTCAGAAGCAGTCCTACAAAGCTAAACTTGAAGAGTCAGCAGAGAAGTTACTTGCATTGAGGAAAGAAACCAATGGGGACATAGCCAGGAGTCTGGAAGCACAATTGGCTGAAACAACATCCCAAATTGAAGCTCTGCGAAAAGAGATGGATAGCACGAAGTCTTCTGACCTTGATACAGTGACAGCTGTTACTGCAGAGCTGGATGATGCTAAGGAATCACTGCATAAAGTGGCAGAAGAAGAGAGCACTCTGCAGACCTTGTTAGAGACCCTTAAACTGGAGCTGGAGAATGTGAAGAAAGAACATTCTGATCTGAAAGAGAAGGAGGCGGAGACAGAATCACTTGCTGTGGGTCTGCACATCAAGCTCCGGAAAGTCAAATCTGAGCTTGAAGTAGCAGTTGCAGAAGAATCCAGAGCAAGAGGGGCTTCCGAAGAAATGATCTCTACTCTCCATCAGCTGACCTTGGAGACTGAAAATGCCAAGCTTGAAGCTGAAGAGATGAAAAAGCAAGCAGAAGAATTAAAGAGAGAAGCAGAAGCCACTAGAATGGCATTTGAAGAAGCAGAAAAGAAGCTTAAAGTGGCGATGGAAGAAGCTGAAGAAGCAAAATCAGCTGAGGCTGGGGCTCGTGATGAAATTAAGATTTTATCTGAAAAGAACGCGACTGCACGATCCTCAATGTCCGAGTCTGGTTCTCATATCACTTTATCAAAAGACGAGTTTGACTCTTTGAGCCGTAAAGTTGAAGAATTTGATAAATTAGCAGAAATTAGAGTGGGAGCTGTAATAGCTCAGGTAGAGGCCGTGAAAGCAAGTGAGAATGAGGCCCTCAAAAAGTTGGATGCTACTCAGAAGGAGATTGATGATATAAAAACAGCTACTCAGGAAGCATTGAAGAAGGCAGAGATGGCAGAAGCTGCCAAGAAGGCCGTAGAAGGGGAGCTTAGAAGATGGCGAGAACGTGATCAAAAGAAGGCAGCCGAGGCAGCTTCTCGTATTCTTGCTGAACAGCAGATGAACTACGAATCATCTCCTCAAGGTTACAGAGTTGAGAAGGAGAAGCCATTGGAGAAGTTCATGGAGTCGCATTCAAAGATGCACCCACCACCAGTGGAAACCTGGAAGCAAAACTCACAAGAGAAGATAACGGAATCACGCAAGTTGCAGAAAGCAAAGACATCTGTGTCAAAGAAGAAGGTATTGATGCCTAATATCAGTGGCATTTTTCAGAAGAAGAAAAACCAAGTAGAGGGAAGTTCTCCTTCATATCTGCCTGGAGAGAAGCCTGTTTGGTAG
- the LOC104236461 gene encoding SEC14 cytosolic factor-like — protein MVLVTEEVIKQLQTLMDEIAEPLQKTYQNVHQGYRTETLVRFLKARDGSVSKAHKMLVDCLNWRIDNEIDQILAKPILPTDLYRAVRDTQLVGMSGYSRDGLPVVAVGVGLSTYDKASIHYYIQSHIQMNEYRDRVILPSASKKFGRYIGTCIKVLDMTGLKFSALNQIKLLTAISTIDDLNYPEKTETYYIVNAPYIFSACWKVVRPLLQERTKKKVQVLSGSGKDELLKIMDYASLPHFCKREGSGSSKHSRNGTNDNCFSLDHAFHQQLYDYIKQQAEALEAVAPSKEGSVHVTLPEPDPDDAKIAETIESEFQRIRKKNGICQSFHEIKINGD, from the exons ATGGTGTTGGTAActgaagaagtgatcaagcagttgcaaaCCTTAATGGATGAAA TTGCTGAGCCACTTCAGAAGACTTACCAG AATGTACATCAGGGGTACCGAACCGAGACACTGGTGAGGTTTCTCAAAGCTAGGGATGGCAGTGTCTCTAAAGCACACAAGATG CTTGTTGACTGTTTAAATTGGAGGATAGACAACGAGATTGATCAGATACTTGCA AAGCCAATATTACCCACTGATTTGTACAGAGCAGTGAGGGACACTCAGCTTGTGGGGATGTCTGGATATTCAAGAGAC GGTCTTCCTGTCGTAGCTGTTGGTGTAGGGCTCAGCACATATGACAAAGCGTCG ATTCACTACTATATTCAGTCACATATCCAAATGAATGAATACCGTGACCGTGTAATATTG CCTTCTGCATCAAAGAAATTTGGGCGGTATATTGGGACCTGTATAAAGGTTTTGGACATGACTGGTCTAAAGTTTTCTGCACTGAACCAAATTAAG CTCTTAACTGCTATATCTACCATCGATGACTTAAATTATCCTGAGAAGACAGAGACGTATTACATTGTGAATGCTCCATACATTTTTTCAGCATGCTGGAAG GTTGTGAGACCTCTTTTACAAGAAAGAACCAAAAAGAAAGTCCAAGTGCTCTCAGGCTCGGGAAAAGATGAACTTTTGAAG ATAATGGATTATGCATCTCTGCCACATTTTTGTAAAAGAGAAGGCTCGGGTTCATCTAAGCATTCTAGAAATGGTACAAATGATAATTGTTTCTCGTTGGATCATGCCTTTCATCAGCAGCTCTATGATTATATTAAGCAACAAGCTGAAGCATTGGAGGCTGTTGCACCAAGCAAAGAAGGGTCTGTCCATGTGACCTTACCTGAGCCAGATCCAGACGATGCGAAGATTGCTGAAACAATAGAATCTGAATTTCAGAGGATCAGGAAGAAAAACGGAATTTGTCAATCATTTCATGAAATTAAGATCAATGGTGATTGA